A stretch of DNA from Acidobacteriota bacterium:
CAGAAGACCGAAGGCGAGATGCTGAAGACGAAGAACTTCGGCCGCAAGTCGCTGAACGAGATCAAGGAAATCCTGTCCAGCATGGGCCTGAGCCTCGGGATGCGGCTCGACCAGCCCACGCATGCGCAGGAATAGTTACGCGTAGTGGCCACTGGCCGCTACAGAGATACAGACATGCGTCATAGAGTTGGACAACGAAAGCTGGGACGGGTCACCGAGCACCGCATCGCGCTGCTGCGGAACCAGGCGCAGGCTCTCATCCGCCACGAGCGGATCGAGACGACGGTGCCCAAGGCCAAGGAGCTGCGCCCGTTCGTCGAGCGCCTGATCACCATCGCGAAGCGCGGTCTCGCCGACGGCGAGACCGTGCGCGTCGTGACGGCGCGCCGGCTCGTCGCGCGCGATATCCACGACAACGACATCGTGTCGAAGCTGTTCGAGACCATCGCGCCCCGCTTCGCGGAGCGGCCGGGCGGTTACACCCGCATCCTGAAGCTCGGACACCGGCGCGGCGACTCGGCGGCCGTCGCGCAGGTGGAGCTTGTCGGCAGCGAGTACGATCCGAAGGCCGAAGAGGCCGCGAAGGAAAGCGGCGAGGCCGAGAAGTCCAAGTCGAAGGGGGTCGGCGGCCGGCTCAGGGCCGCGGCCGATCGGCTGCGCGGCGGCCGGAAGGACAAGGCGGAAACCGCCGACGCGGCGGAAGCCGCCGAGGCGCGCCAGGCCAAGGCCGCCAAATCCAAGAAGGCCGGGCCGACCCGCGGAAAGGCCAAGACGGGCGGGTCCAAGCGCGGACAGTAGACAATTTGAGGATTGGAGGATTGGTGATTTGAGAATCGGCTGCTCTCAAATCAAATCCTCCAATCCTCCAATTCAGGCCTCGGTCAGACTTCTTCCGCCGCCTCCTGCCCGCGTTCCGCCTTCGACGCGGCGATGATCTTGCCGTGCAGGTGCGCCGGCACCTCCTCGTAGTGCGAGTACTCCATGTGGTACGAGCCGCGCCCACCGGTGGCTGACGTGAGGTGCTGCTCGTAGGTCAGCATCTCGGCCATCGGCACCTGCGCCTTGACCACGGTCATCGAGCCGCGCTGCTCCATGCCCTGGACGCGGCCGCGACGGCCGTTGATGTCCCCCATCAGGTCGCCCGCGTAGTCGCTGGGCGCGTAGATCTCGACATCCATGATCGGCTCGAGCAGCGTCGGCCGCGCCCGCGACATCGCGTCCTTGAACGCGAGCGACCCGGCCATCTTGAACGACAGCTCGTTCGAGTCCACCGCGTGGAACTGGCCGTCGGTCAGCCGCACGCGGAAGTCCACGACCGGGTAACCGGCGAGGTAGCCGCGCATGCGCGTGTCCTGGATGCCCTTCTCGACGGCCGGGATGAACTGCCTCGGGATGGACCCCCCAAAAATGTCGTCCACGAATTCGAAGTCGCTCCCGCGCGGCAGCGGCTCGACGGTGATCTTGCAGTCGCCGAACTGGCCGTGGCCGCCCGTCTGCTTCTTGTGGCGGCCGTGCGCGTCGGTGGCCACCGTGATCGTCTCGCGGTACGGGATGCGAGGCAGCTTGAGGTTGACCTCGACGCCGAAGCGGCGCTTGAGCTTCGCCACCGTGACCTCGATGTGCATCTGGCCCTGCCCGGCGAGCAGCAGTTCCTTCGTCTGCGGATCGCGCGTGTAGGCGATCGTCGGATCTTCCTCCTGGAGGCGGTGCAACGAGGTGCTGATCTTGTCCTCGTCGCCGCGGCTCTTCGGCTCGATCGCATACGAGATGACGGGCTCCGGGAACGTGATGGCCGGGAGTGTCGCGGTGGCGGTCTTCTCGCCGAGCGTGTCGTTGGTGGTGGTCTCCTGGCTGCCAAGCCGCTCCTGCGTGTCGCGCGTGACGTTCTGAACGGTCGCATCCGACTTCAGGCTGCCGGACAGGACGCGGAACATCGTGATGCGTCCTGCGAAGGGATCCGCCATCGTCTTCCACACAAACGCGGCGCAGGGCGCGCTGTCGTTGACCGGCAGGTCAACCTCCTCGCCTCCCTTGATCTTCACCCCCTTCAGGGCGCGCTCCAGC
This window harbors:
- the rplQ gene encoding 50S ribosomal protein L17 produces the protein MRHRVGQRKLGRVTEHRIALLRNQAQALIRHERIETTVPKAKELRPFVERLITIAKRGLADGETVRVVTARRLVARDIHDNDIVSKLFETIAPRFAERPGGYTRILKLGHRRGDSAAVAQVELVGSEYDPKAEEAAKESGEAEKSKSKGVGGRLRAAADRLRGGRKDKAETADAAEAAEARQAKAAKSKKAGPTRGKAKTGGSKRGQ
- a CDS encoding elongation factor G: MKVYDAGSLRNVALVGHSGAGKTQLASTLLFTAAAVTRHGKVDDGTTVTDYDDEEIARKHTLSASLAFAEWQKTKINFVDTPGMANFLSEARAALRVCDCALVVVDAVSGAQVTTEKTWAVAEEYDVPRIVVLNRLDRERANLDRALASMHEAFGRSVVPVQLPIGEEKDFRGVVDLLSMKAVTFSGGKPQESEIPAGMADQAKAAREALIEMVAEADDTLMEKFFEAGTLTQEELAGGLKRGVLARRIFPMLCASAIENVGSQALLDAVVSLAPSPLERALKGVKIKGGEEVDLPVNDSAPCAAFVWKTMADPFAGRITMFRVLSGSLKSDATVQNVTRDTQERLGSQETTTNDTLGEKTATATLPAITFPEPVISYAIEPKSRGDEDKISTSLHRLQEEDPTIAYTRDPQTKELLLAGQGQMHIEVTVAKLKRRFGVEVNLKLPRIPYRETITVATDAHGRHKKQTGGHGQFGDCKITVEPLPRGSDFEFVDDIFGGSIPRQFIPAVEKGIQDTRMRGYLAGYPVVDFRVRLTDGQFHAVDSNELSFKMAGSLAFKDAMSRARPTLLEPIMDVEIYAPSDYAGDLMGDINGRRGRVQGMEQRGSMTVVKAQVPMAEMLTYEQHLTSATGGRGSYHMEYSHYEEVPAHLHGKIIAASKAERGQEAAEEV